Proteins encoded together in one Shewanella oneidensis MR-1 window:
- the cheD gene encoding chemoreceptor glutamine deamidase CheD yields MVKPSLEFALNEPNRYYDRHFERSAVKILPGEYFATRENTMIVTVLGSCVAVCLYDPVLKIGGMNHFLLPNDNVTAPNMMTESARYGVFAMELLINHVLKLGARRNALEAKVFGGGNVLRGLTVQNIGERNAEFVLDYLQMEQIPVIAADLLDIYPRKVYFFPETGLVKVRKIKTIHNSTIMDRESEYRLRIKNLPSGGDVELFGE; encoded by the coding sequence GTGGTAAAACCAAGTCTTGAGTTTGCGCTTAATGAGCCAAATCGGTATTACGATCGTCACTTTGAGCGCTCCGCGGTTAAAATTTTACCAGGCGAGTATTTTGCTACTCGTGAAAATACTATGATAGTCACAGTGTTAGGTTCTTGTGTGGCGGTATGCCTCTATGATCCCGTCTTGAAAATTGGTGGAATGAATCATTTTTTATTGCCTAATGATAATGTTACTGCACCCAATATGATGACCGAGTCAGCGCGTTATGGGGTGTTTGCAATGGAATTACTGATTAACCACGTTCTCAAATTGGGGGCGCGTAGGAATGCTTTAGAGGCAAAAGTATTCGGTGGCGGAAATGTATTAAGGGGGTTAACTGTTCAGAACATTGGAGAACGTAATGCTGAGTTTGTACTGGATTATTTACAGATGGAGCAAATACCAGTGATCGCTGCGGACTTACTCGATATATATCCACGAAAAGTATATTTTTTTCCTGAAACGGGATTAGTGAAAGTAAGGAAAATCAAGACTATACATAATAGCACCATCATGGATAGAGAAAGTGAGTACCGCTTACGGATCAAAAATCTCCCAAGCGGTGGAGATGTAGAACTTTTTGGTGAATAG
- a CDS encoding chemotaxis protein CheW yields MDSRASLAPKPEFSAHDEVEFLSFVLGEEHYALDIMSVKEIRGYEPVTKIANAPSFIKGVLNLRGDIVPIVDLRMKFNVGTVTYDEFTIVIMLNVCDRIVGIVVDAVSDVIKLSSEAILPAPEFGAAFDSRYLKGLATVDEKMVILVNIQALISSDDLGLMDTNSLSEQE; encoded by the coding sequence ATGGACAGTCGCGCATCGCTAGCCCCTAAACCCGAATTTAGCGCCCATGATGAAGTCGAGTTTCTAAGTTTTGTGCTGGGTGAAGAACACTATGCATTGGATATTATGTCGGTAAAAGAAATAAGAGGTTACGAGCCTGTCACTAAAATTGCTAATGCCCCCAGTTTTATTAAAGGGGTGCTTAATCTGCGTGGCGACATCGTACCCATTGTCGATTTACGAATGAAATTTAACGTTGGTACCGTCACTTATGATGAGTTCACGATAGTGATCATGCTCAATGTTTGTGACCGCATTGTCGGCATTGTGGTCGATGCCGTTTCTGATGTGATTAAACTGTCGAGTGAGGCCATTTTACCTGCACCGGAATTTGGCGCCGCCTTTGATAGCCGTTACCTCAAAGGGCTCGCAACCGTCGATGAAAAAATGGTTATTTTAGTCAATATTCAAGCTCTTATCAGCAGTGATGACTTGGGGCTAATGGATACAAACAGTCTTTCTGAGCAGGAGTAA
- a CDS encoding CheR family methyltransferase — protein sequence MSKLKSMEREFNYTPAHFNHARTILYRLAGIKLADSKDALVYSRLVRRIRQLKLAGFSEYFTYLAECESEHQEFINALTTNQTAFFREHHHFDILKQYLQTHPQTRRIWCAASSTGEEPYSIAMSVAEHFGTFQTPIEIIASDIDSVVLSKAEKGIYPIDRLSAVSDIRKKRFFHRGIGAQQGNVRVIPELRQMLQFTRINLLDESWPISTPIDVIFCRNVMIYFDRVTQEVILKHMMSTLTPTGLYIAGHSENFAMFPDIVTACGRTTYKPTKRNASGKTKS from the coding sequence TTGAGTAAACTTAAATCGATGGAACGAGAATTTAATTATACTCCAGCACATTTTAATCATGCGCGAACGATCCTTTATCGTTTAGCGGGGATAAAGTTAGCCGACAGCAAGGATGCTTTGGTTTACAGCCGATTAGTCCGGCGGATCCGTCAGTTAAAATTAGCTGGATTTAGCGAATACTTTACCTATTTGGCAGAGTGCGAAAGCGAGCATCAGGAGTTTATTAATGCGCTGACGACAAATCAAACGGCGTTTTTTCGGGAACACCATCATTTCGATATTCTCAAACAATATTTGCAGACACACCCTCAAACACGACGCATTTGGTGTGCTGCAAGTAGTACCGGTGAGGAACCCTATTCGATTGCAATGTCAGTTGCTGAACACTTTGGTACGTTTCAAACCCCAATAGAAATTATTGCCTCTGATATTGACTCAGTCGTTCTGAGTAAGGCTGAAAAGGGAATTTATCCAATAGATAGACTCAGTGCCGTAAGTGATATACGTAAAAAACGCTTTTTCCATAGAGGGATTGGCGCTCAGCAAGGTAATGTGCGTGTTATACCTGAGCTGAGGCAAATGTTGCAATTTACTCGGATAAATTTGCTCGATGAGTCTTGGCCTATTTCAACGCCTATTGATGTAATTTTCTGCCGTAATGTCATGATTTATTTTGACAGAGTGACACAGGAAGTCATCCTCAAACATATGATGTCGACCTTGACTCCCACAGGGCTTTATATCGCAGGACATTCTGAAAACTTTGCTATGTTCCCCGACATAGTGACAGCGTGCGGACGAACGACCTATAAGCCAACAAAAAGGAATGCTAGTGGTAAAACCAAGTCTTGA
- a CDS encoding methyl-accepting chemotaxis protein: MGILDIFGNTEERQHQDEERQRYFQLLDNSRNNFMIADSDRNIIYANKAVLNMLSEAEADIRKQLPQFSVARVIGSNIDIFHVNPAHQRNMLERLTQSHTAQISIGKRIFKLILTPIISRDNKHLGTGVEWIDRTESIDAERATQRILEALNNTSTNVMIADANRTIIYMNRSVEAMLRRSESEIRQVLPHFSVDKILGSSMDIFHRNPAHQASLLDKLDRKYESQIQVASCHFRLTASPIILTSGERLGSVVEWLDRTEEVQVEQEIARIVAAAAAGDFSQRVDSHGKQGFFLMLANSLNSLIETSDRGLQDVARVLMAMAEGDLTTRIYNEYEGTFNDLKNYSNQTAEKLSYMIRDIQKAADTINTASSEIAQGNADLSSRTEEQASSLEETSASMEELTGTVKLNADNASQANALASKAADVAEDGGELIQQVVQTMASINESARKIADIIGVIDGIAFQTNILALNAAVEAARAGEQGRGFAVVASEVRSLAQRSANAAKDIKALISDSVSKIDSGNNLVGKSGDTMKEIVIAIKRVNDIMAEIASASNEQAIGIDEIGKAVVQMDEMTQQNAALVEEAAAAAESMQSQAQQLADSVANFKVDEETRSARHTTELKKIPQKIPTLARVTPKPKAMTPKLNKADQDEWEEF; the protein is encoded by the coding sequence ATGGGTATCTTAGATATATTCGGTAATACCGAAGAGCGCCAACACCAAGATGAAGAGCGTCAACGTTATTTCCAGTTGCTCGATAATAGTCGTAATAATTTTATGATTGCCGATAGCGATCGTAATATCATTTATGCCAATAAGGCCGTACTGAATATGTTGTCAGAGGCTGAGGCAGATATCCGTAAACAGTTACCCCAATTTTCGGTTGCTAGGGTTATTGGCAGTAATATCGATATCTTCCATGTGAATCCTGCCCATCAGCGCAATATGTTAGAAAGATTGACGCAATCCCACACGGCACAAATAAGTATTGGTAAGCGTATTTTTAAATTAATTTTAACGCCGATTATTTCACGTGATAATAAACATTTGGGCACTGGAGTTGAGTGGATTGACCGTACTGAAAGCATTGATGCCGAGCGGGCAACGCAGCGGATATTAGAAGCACTAAACAATACCAGTACCAACGTGATGATTGCTGATGCCAATCGAACCATTATTTATATGAATCGCTCGGTAGAAGCCATGTTACGCCGCTCCGAAAGTGAAATTCGCCAGGTTTTACCCCATTTTTCGGTGGACAAAATCCTCGGCAGTTCCATGGATATTTTCCATCGCAATCCAGCGCATCAAGCCAGCTTGCTTGACAAACTCGATCGCAAATATGAGTCGCAGATCCAAGTGGCCAGTTGTCATTTTCGTTTAACCGCCAGCCCTATTATCTTAACGTCTGGTGAGCGATTAGGCTCGGTTGTTGAATGGCTCGACCGAACTGAAGAAGTCCAAGTTGAGCAAGAGATTGCGCGGATTGTGGCAGCGGCAGCAGCGGGTGATTTTTCCCAGCGTGTTGATAGTCATGGTAAACAGGGCTTTTTCTTGATGCTTGCCAATAGCCTCAATTCACTGATTGAGACCTCGGATCGGGGGCTACAGGATGTCGCTCGAGTGCTAATGGCCATGGCCGAAGGGGATCTGACAACTCGTATCTATAACGAGTATGAAGGTACCTTCAACGATTTGAAAAACTATTCAAATCAAACCGCTGAAAAGCTTTCCTACATGATAAGAGATATTCAAAAAGCGGCTGACACCATCAACACTGCATCTTCAGAAATCGCCCAAGGCAATGCTGACCTCTCCAGTCGTACTGAGGAGCAAGCCTCCAGTCTCGAAGAAACTTCCGCAAGCATGGAAGAGTTAACGGGAACCGTGAAATTAAATGCCGATAATGCAAGCCAAGCCAATGCGTTAGCGTCGAAAGCGGCGGATGTGGCTGAAGACGGGGGCGAGCTTATCCAACAGGTTGTGCAAACCATGGCATCTATTAATGAATCGGCACGAAAAATTGCAGATATTATAGGTGTGATTGATGGTATTGCTTTCCAAACCAATATATTAGCGCTTAATGCAGCGGTTGAGGCTGCAAGAGCAGGTGAGCAGGGGCGCGGTTTTGCGGTAGTGGCTTCAGAAGTGCGAAGCTTGGCTCAACGTTCTGCAAATGCCGCGAAAGATATCAAGGCATTGATCTCTGATTCAGTCAGTAAAATTGATAGTGGTAATAATTTGGTTGGAAAATCCGGCGATACCATGAAGGAAATTGTCATTGCAATCAAGCGAGTAAACGACATTATGGCGGAAATTGCCTCCGCGTCTAATGAGCAAGCGATTGGTATCGATGAGATTGGTAAAGCCGTCGTACAAATGGATGAAATGACACAGCAGAATGCGGCTCTTGTTGAAGAAGCTGCTGCGGCCGCTGAAAGTATGCAATCTCAAGCACAGCAACTGGCAGATAGTGTGGCAAATTTCAAAGTGGATGAGGAAACGAGATCAGCTCGACATACTACAGAGCTTAAAAAAATACCCCAAAAAATACCGACATTAGCGCGGGTAACCCCCAAACCTAAAGCGATGACGCCTAAGCTGAATAAAGCAGATCAAGATGAATGGGAAGAATTTTGA
- a CDS encoding protein-glutamate methylesterase/protein-glutamine glutaminase, which translates to MAIKVLVVDDSTLIRSLLGKMIESDPELSLVGMAADAYMAKDMVNQFRPDVITLDIEMPKVDGLTFLDRLMKARPTAVVMISALTEEGADATFNALALGAVDFIPKPKLDSPQGFNEYQDLILEKIKSAAKAKLLKALPSASTPVKSSIKPALSQRTVNTQLVAIGASTGGTEAILALLKQFPAVMPPIVITQHMPAGFTCTFADRLNKLTRFNVKQAEEGERLLPCYAYVAPGDQHLEIIKVGGSFKAKLSQGDKVSGHRPSVDVLFHSVAQYAGENATAVILTGMGKDGADGIEAIDMQGGKTFAQGEQSCVVFGMPKEAIKRGAIHHVVELPQLGDKLLQYLASVNRD; encoded by the coding sequence ATGGCAATAAAGGTCTTAGTGGTAGACGATTCCACATTAATCCGCAGTTTATTGGGTAAGATGATCGAGTCCGATCCTGAGTTATCCCTTGTTGGGATGGCGGCAGATGCTTATATGGCCAAGGATATGGTTAATCAATTTCGCCCCGATGTCATCACCTTGGATATTGAAATGCCAAAGGTCGATGGACTCACTTTTTTAGATCGATTAATGAAAGCAAGACCGACGGCAGTGGTGATGATTTCGGCCTTAACGGAAGAGGGCGCGGACGCGACGTTCAACGCGTTAGCGTTAGGTGCCGTGGATTTTATTCCCAAGCCTAAGCTGGACTCGCCACAGGGATTTAATGAATATCAGGATTTAATCCTTGAAAAAATTAAATCTGCGGCAAAGGCAAAGCTGCTTAAAGCACTGCCATCAGCTTCTACACCCGTTAAATCAAGTATCAAGCCAGCCTTAAGTCAGCGAACTGTAAATACCCAGCTAGTGGCTATTGGGGCTTCCACAGGTGGCACTGAGGCGATTTTAGCGCTTTTAAAACAGTTCCCTGCAGTCATGCCGCCCATTGTGATCACCCAACATATGCCCGCTGGGTTTACCTGCACGTTTGCGGATCGGCTAAACAAACTCACTCGCTTTAATGTAAAGCAAGCAGAAGAAGGGGAGCGGTTATTACCCTGTTATGCCTACGTCGCGCCAGGAGATCAACACCTTGAAATCATCAAAGTCGGAGGAAGTTTCAAAGCAAAGCTTAGTCAAGGTGACAAAGTCAGTGGGCACAGGCCATCGGTGGATGTGTTATTTCATTCAGTGGCTCAATATGCTGGTGAAAATGCGACGGCAGTGATCTTAACTGGCATGGGAAAAGATGGTGCCGATGGTATAGAAGCGATTGATATGCAAGGAGGAAAAACCTTTGCCCAGGGTGAACAGAGTTGTGTGGTATTTGGCATGCCCAAGGAGGCAATTAAACGTGGTGCTATTCACCATGTGGTAGAACTCCCCCAATTAGGGGATAAACTGCTCCAATATTTGGCATCCGTAAACCGCGATTAA